One Janthinobacterium sp. TB1-E2 genomic region harbors:
- the acnD gene encoding Fe/S-dependent 2-methylisocitrate dehydratase AcnD → MNTLYRKSLPGTQLDYFDTRAAVDAIQPGAYATLPYTSRVLAENLVRRCDPATLDASLSQFIERRRDLDFPWFPARVVCHDILGQTALVDLAGLRDAIAAQGGDPALVNPVVPTQLVVDHSLAVECGGFDPDAFAKNRAIEDRRNEDRFDFIDWTKKAFKNVDVIPPGNGILHQINLERMSPVIQVQDGVAYPDTLVGTDSHTPMVDALGVIAIGVGGLEAESVMLGRASWMRLPDIIGVKLTGKPQPGITATDTVLALTEFLRKQKVVSSYLEFFGEGASHLTLGDRATISNMAPEFGATAAMFYIDAQTIKYLKLTGRDDELVKLVELYAKETGLWADSLVDAQYERVLTFDLSSVVRNIAGPSNPHNRVPTSELAARGISGVVENEPGKMPDGAVIIAAITSCTNTNNPRNMIAAGLIARNANRLGLTRKPWVKSSLAPGSKTVELYLQEAGLMPELETLGFGVVAFACTSCNGMSGALDPVIQDEVVSRDLYATAVLSGNRNFDGRIHPYAKQAFLASPPLVVAYAIAGTIRFDIEKDVLGHDADGKPILLKDIWPSDEEIDAIVASSVKPEQFRKVYIPMFAAQADDGIKVSPLYDWRPQTTYIRRPPYWEGALAGARPLKGMRPLAVLGDNITTDHLSPSNAIMLDSAAGEYLAKMGLPEEDFNSYATHRGDHLTAQRATFANPTLKNEMVIEDGKVKAGSLTRIEPEGKISRMWEAIEVYMERKQPLIIIAGADYGQGSSRDWAAKGVRLAGVEAIVAEGFERIHRTNLVGMGVLPLEFLAGVNRKTLGLDGSETYDVVGERTPRSTLTLVIHRKNGETVEVPVTCRLDTAEEVSIYEAGGVLQRFAQDFLESSKAA, encoded by the coding sequence ATGAATACCCTGTACCGCAAATCCTTGCCGGGCACCCAGCTAGACTACTTCGACACGCGCGCCGCCGTCGATGCGATCCAGCCAGGCGCCTACGCCACCTTGCCCTACACCTCGCGCGTACTGGCCGAAAACCTCGTGCGCCGCTGCGACCCGGCCACCCTGGACGCCTCGCTGAGCCAGTTCATCGAACGCCGGCGCGACCTCGATTTCCCGTGGTTCCCCGCGCGCGTCGTCTGTCATGACATCCTGGGCCAGACGGCCCTGGTCGATCTGGCCGGCCTGCGTGACGCCATCGCGGCCCAGGGCGGCGACCCGGCCCTCGTCAACCCGGTGGTGCCCACGCAGCTGGTAGTCGACCACTCGCTGGCCGTCGAATGCGGCGGCTTCGACCCCGACGCCTTCGCCAAGAACCGCGCCATCGAAGACCGCCGCAACGAAGACCGTTTCGACTTCATCGACTGGACCAAGAAAGCGTTTAAAAACGTCGACGTGATCCCGCCGGGCAACGGCATCCTGCACCAGATTAACCTCGAGCGCATGTCGCCCGTGATCCAGGTGCAGGATGGCGTGGCCTATCCCGACACCCTGGTCGGCACGGATTCGCATACGCCCATGGTCGACGCGCTGGGCGTGATCGCCATCGGCGTGGGCGGCCTGGAAGCGGAAAGCGTGATGCTGGGCCGCGCCTCGTGGATGCGTTTGCCCGACATCATCGGCGTCAAGCTGACGGGTAAACCGCAGCCCGGCATCACGGCCACGGACACGGTGCTGGCACTGACGGAGTTCCTGCGCAAGCAGAAGGTCGTCTCGTCCTATCTGGAATTCTTTGGCGAAGGCGCTTCGCACTTGACCCTGGGCGACCGCGCCACGATTTCCAACATGGCGCCGGAATTCGGCGCCACGGCCGCCATGTTTTACATCGACGCGCAAACCATCAAGTATCTGAAACTGACGGGCCGCGACGATGAACTGGTGAAACTGGTGGAGCTGTACGCGAAAGAGACGGGCCTGTGGGCCGACAGCCTGGTCGACGCGCAGTATGAGCGCGTATTGACGTTTGACCTGTCGTCCGTCGTGCGCAATATCGCAGGACCGTCGAACCCGCACAACCGCGTACCGACGTCGGAACTGGCCGCGCGCGGGATTTCCGGCGTGGTCGAGAACGAGCCGGGCAAGATGCCGGACGGCGCCGTCATCATCGCGGCCATTACCAGCTGCACCAATACGAACAACCCGCGAAACATGATCGCCGCCGGCCTGATCGCGCGCAATGCGAACCGCCTGGGCCTCACGCGTAAACCCTGGGTGAAATCGTCGCTGGCGCCCGGCTCGAAAACCGTGGAACTGTATCTGCAGGAAGCGGGCCTGATGCCGGAGCTCGAAACATTGGGCTTTGGCGTCGTGGCGTTTGCCTGCACCTCGTGCAACGGCATGTCGGGCGCGCTCGACCCCGTGATCCAGGATGAAGTGGTATCGCGCGACCTGTACGCCACGGCCGTCCTGTCGGGCAACCGCAACTTCGACGGCCGCATCCACCCGTACGCGAAACAGGCTTTTCTCGCCTCGCCGCCGCTGGTGGTGGCGTATGCGATCGCCGGCACCATCCGCTTCGATATCGAGAAGGATGTGCTGGGCCATGATGCGGACGGCAAGCCGATTTTACTGAAAGATATCTGGCCGTCCGACGAGGAAATCGACGCCATCGTCGCATCCAGCGTCAAGCCGGAGCAGTTCCGCAAGGTGTACATTCCGATGTTCGCCGCGCAGGCGGACGACGGCATCAAGGTCAGCCCCCTGTACGACTGGCGTCCGCAGACGACGTATATCCGCCGTCCGCCGTACTGGGAAGGCGCGCTGGCTGGCGCGCGCCCATTGAAGGGCATGCGTCCGCTGGCGGTCCTGGGCGACAACATCACCACCGACCACTTGTCGCCATCGAACGCCATCATGCTCGATAGCGCGGCCGGCGAATACCTGGCGAAGATGGGCTTGCCCGAGGAAGATTTCAATTCCTACGCCACGCACCGGGGCGACCATTTGACGGCGCAACGCGCCACGTTCGCCAACCCGACCCTGAAGAACGAAATGGTCATCGAGGACGGCAAAGTGAAGGCGGGTTCGCTCACGCGCATCGAGCCGGAAGGCAAAATCTCGCGCATGTGGGAAGCCATCGAGGTGTACATGGAGCGCAAGCAGCCATTGATCATCATCGCCGGCGCCGATTATGGCCAGGGTTCCTCGCGCGACTGGGCCGCCAAGGGCGTGCGCCTGGCTGGCGTGGAAGCCATCGTGGCCGAAGGTTTTGAACGTATCCACCGCACCAACCTGGTGGGCATGGGCGTCTTGCCGCTGGAGTTCCTGGCTGGCGTGAACCGCAAGACCCTGGGCCTGGACGGCAGCGAAACCTATGACGTCGTCGGTGAGCGTACGCCGCGCTCCACCCTGACTCTCGTCATCCACCGCAAGAACGGCGAAACGGTCGAAGTGCCCGTCACCTGCCGCCTCGATACGGCGGAAGAGGTGTCGATCTATGAGGCCGGTGGCGTGCTGCAACGGTTTGCGCAGGATTTCCTCGAGTCTTCGAAAGCCGCGTAA
- a CDS encoding phage tail tube protein, whose protein sequence is MALTANGIDSVIVISKQSAEGSKAAAGGGQIYPRVTATFDTEADKYASAEIDASQQQGDTRLGNFRTTGAIKAEAACGTYAPLMAALLRRDFTAGGVAAAQTTIAAAASGLTRSAGSWLAEGFRAGSVVRITGMTAPAAANNAKNFFVTSVTATNLNGQFMDGSAMIVKAAGDSVGVAAVGKRSFTPLTGHTTDWFTAEVQDPNIGVHRSFVDQLVSKMDIAVQPNGITSLDFTLMGKSEGPTTAVPHFATPLAAPGTGKFSGATAMLSVNGIPSQICTGMSVSLDGQVKVDPVIGSKYATAASRGKVMGSGQFTVLLQDATYLDYFKSETDIPLAYAMASGTAPAADVLALAMGRIKITSAKIDDGEKNKIVTCAFDVLRYKGTDAQHEATTLTIQDSAL, encoded by the coding sequence ATGGCACTGACAGCAAACGGCATCGACAGCGTGATCGTTATCAGCAAACAAAGCGCCGAAGGCAGCAAGGCCGCCGCCGGCGGCGGCCAGATTTATCCCCGCGTGACGGCCACCTTCGACACGGAAGCGGACAAATACGCGAGCGCCGAAATCGACGCTAGCCAGCAGCAGGGCGATACCCGCCTGGGCAACTTCCGCACCACGGGCGCCATCAAGGCCGAAGCGGCATGCGGCACGTACGCGCCGCTGATGGCCGCGCTGCTGCGCCGCGACTTCACGGCGGGCGGCGTGGCTGCCGCGCAAACGACCATCGCCGCTGCAGCCTCCGGCCTGACCCGCAGCGCCGGTTCCTGGCTGGCCGAAGGCTTCCGCGCCGGCAGCGTCGTGCGCATCACCGGCATGACGGCACCGGCGGCCGCCAACAACGCGAAGAACTTCTTCGTCACGTCGGTGACAGCTACCAACCTGAATGGCCAGTTCATGGACGGCTCGGCCATGATCGTCAAGGCGGCCGGCGACTCGGTCGGCGTGGCGGCCGTGGGCAAGCGCAGCTTTACTCCGTTGACCGGCCATACCACCGACTGGTTTACGGCCGAAGTGCAGGACCCGAACATCGGCGTGCACCGCAGCTTCGTCGACCAGTTGGTCAGCAAGATGGATATCGCCGTGCAGCCGAACGGCATCACCAGCCTGGACTTCACCCTGATGGGCAAGTCGGAAGGCCCGACCACGGCCGTGCCGCATTTCGCCACGCCGCTGGCCGCGCCGGGCACCGGCAAATTCTCGGGCGCCACGGCGATGCTGTCGGTGAACGGCATTCCGTCGCAGATCTGCACCGGCATGTCCGTCTCGCTCGATGGCCAGGTCAAGGTCGACCCGGTGATCGGCTCGAAGTACGCCACGGCCGCCTCGCGCGGCAAGGTGATGGGCTCGGGCCAGTTCACGGTGCTGCTGCAGGACGCCACCTACCTCGACTATTTCAAGTCCGAGACGGACATCCCGCTGGCCTACGCCATGGCGTCGGGCACGGCGCCGGCAGCCGACGTGCTGGCGCTGGCCATGGGCCGCATCAAGATCACCTCGGCCAAGATCGACGATGGCGAGAAAAACAAGATCGTCACCTGCGCCTTCGACGTCCTGCGCTACAAGGGCACGGATGCGCAGCATGAAGCGACCACCCTGACCATCCAGGACAGCGCGCTGTAA
- a CDS encoding phage tail assembly chaperone produces MAGKSDHRAGKRVEFFETLTASLLRYAGHQFERGARAADGHAKGEHIDAARRHPLYRAPPEEATPPMPFELAHVWEWFAQLNRKRQNGMAVNPIASTEILAWQARHAIAIEPFEHQLLDQLDALFLSHQHAAG; encoded by the coding sequence CTGGCAGGAAAAAGTGACCACCGCGCTGGAAAACGAGTCGAATTTTTTGAAACTCTGACGGCCAGCCTGCTGCGCTACGCCGGGCACCAGTTCGAGCGCGGCGCGCGCGCGGCCGATGGCCATGCCAAGGGCGAGCATATCGATGCCGCCCGGCGCCATCCGCTGTACCGCGCGCCGCCCGAGGAGGCGACGCCACCCATGCCGTTCGAGCTGGCCCACGTGTGGGAATGGTTCGCACAATTGAACCGCAAGCGGCAGAACGGCATGGCCGTCAACCCCATCGCCAGCACGGAAATCCTCGCCTGGCAGGCGCGCCACGCCATCGCCATCGAACCGTTCGAGCACCAGCTGCTCGACCAGCTCGACGCGCTGTTCCTGTCGCATCAGCATGCGGCGGGCTGA
- a CDS encoding MBOAT family protein, with translation MLFNSYVFLFAYLPITVAGFFILGRRSQSWAAAWLAGASLFFYGWWDYRYLPLLLGSIVFNYGCATLLGPGRIRHRKGLLIAAIAANLGMLAYYKYAGFFVASLAQLLAQPMPVLHVVLPIGISFFTFTQIAFLVDTYQGKARESRFVHYLLFVTYFPHLIAGPVLHHKEMMPQFADKRIFRLSGRNVAIGSTIFIIGLAKKVLVADNIGPYAAPLFSDPAAPSLLAAWGGVLAYAFQLYFDFSGYSDMAIGLSRLFGVRLPLNFDSPYKARNIAQFWRRWHMTLSRFLRDYLYIPLGGKRCGPARRYLNLMITMVLGGLWHGAGWNFIVWGALHGAYLAIHKGWGTVARTLHLPSDTRAGNVVATCLTFTAVCIAWVFFRASDMDSALTILTGMGGGYGLALPDALAPYLLPAQPVLASMGVSFYLGGGMAFVESWTWIAMAAVLVFAMPNTQQIMRRFEPALDFQDGQAAAGAGGLGGLRRLTWRASPAWAAAIAALALASTLALNRPAEFLYFQF, from the coding sequence ATGCTATTTAACTCCTACGTCTTCCTGTTTGCGTATCTGCCCATCACGGTGGCGGGCTTTTTCATCCTGGGACGGCGCAGCCAGTCATGGGCCGCCGCCTGGCTGGCCGGCGCCTCGCTGTTTTTCTATGGCTGGTGGGACTACCGCTACCTGCCGTTGCTGCTCGGCTCCATCGTCTTCAATTACGGCTGCGCCACCTTGCTGGGACCGGGACGCATCCGCCACCGCAAGGGCCTGTTGATCGCGGCTATCGCCGCCAACCTGGGCATGCTCGCCTATTACAAGTATGCGGGTTTCTTCGTTGCCAGCCTGGCGCAATTGCTGGCGCAGCCGATGCCCGTCCTGCACGTGGTGCTGCCGATCGGAATCTCGTTCTTTACGTTTACGCAGATCGCCTTCCTGGTCGATACCTACCAGGGCAAGGCGCGGGAAAGCCGCTTTGTCCACTATCTGCTGTTCGTCACGTATTTTCCGCACCTGATCGCCGGCCCTGTGCTGCACCACAAGGAGATGATGCCGCAGTTCGCCGACAAGCGCATCTTCCGGCTATCTGGCAGGAATGTGGCCATCGGCTCGACGATTTTCATCATCGGGCTGGCGAAAAAAGTACTGGTCGCCGATAACATCGGCCCGTATGCGGCACCGCTGTTCAGCGATCCGGCCGCGCCATCGCTGCTGGCCGCCTGGGGCGGGGTACTGGCGTACGCGTTCCAGCTGTACTTCGATTTCTCCGGCTATTCCGACATGGCCATCGGCTTGTCGAGATTATTTGGCGTGCGCCTGCCGCTCAATTTCGACTCGCCCTACAAAGCGCGCAATATCGCGCAATTCTGGCGCCGCTGGCACATGACCCTGTCGCGCTTCCTGCGTGACTACCTGTATATCCCGCTGGGCGGCAAGCGCTGCGGGCCCGCGCGGCGCTATCTGAACCTGATGATCACCATGGTGCTGGGCGGCCTGTGGCATGGCGCCGGGTGGAATTTCATCGTCTGGGGCGCGCTGCATGGCGCTTACCTGGCTATCCACAAGGGCTGGGGCACGGTGGCGCGCACGCTTCACCTGCCGTCCGATACGCGTGCGGGCAATGTCGTGGCGACTTGCCTCACTTTTACCGCCGTTTGCATCGCCTGGGTTTTCTTCCGCGCTTCCGATATGGACAGTGCTCTGACAATATTAACAGGCATGGGCGGCGGCTACGGACTGGCCTTGCCCGATGCGCTGGCTCCCTATCTGCTGCCGGCGCAGCCCGTGCTCGCGTCGATGGGCGTGTCCTTCTATCTGGGCGGCGGCATGGCGTTTGTCGAAAGCTGGACGTGGATCGCGATGGCGGCCGTGCTGGTTTTCGCCATGCCCAATACGCAGCAAATCATGCGGCGCTTCGAGCCGGCGCTGGACTTCCAGGACGGCCAGGCTGCGGCAGGGGCGGGCGGTTTGGGCGGCTTGCGCAGGCTGACCTGGCGCGCCTCACCCGCGTGGGCCGCCGCCATCGCCGCGCTGGCGCTGGCGAGCACGCTGGCCTTGAACCGGCCCGCCGAATTCCTGTACTTTCAATTTTAG
- the prpF gene encoding 2-methylaconitate cis-trans isomerase PrpF yields the protein MTHTPQIKIPATYMRGGTSKGVFFRLQDLPASAQVPGTARDALLLRVIGSPDPYGKQIDGMGGATSSTSKTVILAKSTKPEHDVDYLFGQVSIDKPFVDWSGNCGNLSAAVGSFAIASGLVDAARVPANGIATVRIWQANIGKTIIAHVPMMDGEVQETGDFELDGVTFPAAEVKLEFLDPAAEEEGGGGAMFPTGNLVDDLDVPGIGVLKVTMINAGIPTIFVDADAIGYTGTELQDAINGDPSALARFETIRAHGALRMGLISHLDEAAKRQHTPKVAFVARPAGYVSSSGKQVEAGDIDLLVRALSMGKLHHAMMGTAAVAIGTAAAIPGTLVNLAAGGGPRNSVRFGHPSGTLMVGAEAALADGAWSVTTAIMSRSARVLMEGVVRVPGDAF from the coding sequence ATGACCCACACCCCCCAAATCAAAATCCCCGCCACCTACATGCGCGGCGGCACCAGCAAGGGCGTGTTCTTCCGCCTGCAGGATTTGCCCGCCAGCGCGCAAGTGCCGGGCACGGCGCGCGATGCCTTGCTGCTGCGCGTGATCGGCAGCCCCGACCCGTATGGCAAGCAGATCGACGGCATGGGCGGCGCCACCTCGAGCACCAGCAAGACGGTGATCCTGGCGAAAAGTACCAAGCCGGAGCACGACGTCGACTACCTGTTCGGCCAGGTGTCCATCGACAAGCCGTTTGTCGACTGGAGCGGCAACTGCGGCAACCTGTCGGCCGCCGTTGGCTCGTTCGCCATTGCCAGCGGCCTGGTGGACGCCGCCCGCGTGCCTGCGAACGGTATCGCCACGGTGCGCATCTGGCAAGCCAATATCGGCAAGACCATCATCGCCCACGTCCCCATGATGGATGGCGAAGTACAGGAAACGGGCGACTTCGAGCTCGATGGCGTGACCTTCCCGGCCGCCGAAGTGAAACTGGAATTCCTCGATCCGGCCGCAGAGGAAGAGGGCGGCGGTGGCGCGATGTTCCCCACCGGCAACCTCGTCGATGACCTTGACGTGCCCGGCATCGGCGTCTTGAAAGTCACGATGATCAACGCCGGTATCCCGACGATTTTCGTCGACGCGGACGCCATCGGCTACACGGGCACGGAGCTGCAGGACGCCATCAACGGCGATCCGTCCGCGCTGGCCCGCTTCGAAACCATCCGCGCGCATGGCGCCCTGCGCATGGGTTTGATTTCCCACCTCGATGAAGCGGCGAAACGCCAGCATACGCCGAAAGTGGCGTTTGTCGCCAGGCCGGCCGGCTATGTCTCGTCCAGCGGCAAGCAGGTGGAAGCGGGCGACATCGACCTGCTGGTGCGCGCCCTGTCCATGGGCAAGCTGCACCACGCCATGATGGGCACGGCCGCTGTGGCCATCGGCACGGCGGCGGCCATTCCCGGCACCCTGGTCAACCTGGCGGCCGGCGGCGGTCCCCGCAATTCGGTACGCTTCGGCCACCCGTCCGGCACCCTGATGGTGGGCGCGGAAGCGGCGCTGGCCGATGGCGCATGGAGCGTCACCACGGCCATCATGAGCCGCAGCGCGCGCGTACTGATGGAAGGTGTCGTGCGCGTACCCGGCGACGCGTTTTAA
- a CDS encoding FeoC-like transcriptional regulator: protein MLNSSQLVESRAAPRQGRQLQGRSKKSQLHIARIAQYIREQGQASAAQLSALLGLDAGTMSRYLRHMCGMGQIHLAQRHCTEPGRQRPALYALGEQDDEVDGWAELPPQVRRTASWARGTARRDPLVAALFGPASNND, encoded by the coding sequence ATGTTGAACAGCAGTCAGTTGGTTGAAAGCAGGGCGGCGCCACGGCAGGGGCGCCAGTTACAGGGACGCAGCAAGAAGTCGCAGCTGCATATCGCCCGCATCGCGCAGTACATCCGCGAGCAGGGCCAGGCCAGCGCGGCACAGTTGTCCGCCTTGCTGGGACTCGATGCGGGCACCATGAGCCGCTATTTGCGCCACATGTGCGGCATGGGGCAGATCCATCTGGCGCAGCGCCATTGCACCGAGCCGGGGCGCCAGCGGCCCGCCCTGTACGCCCTGGGCGAGCAGGATGACGAGGTTGACGGCTGGGCCGAACTGCCGCCGCAGGTGCGCCGCACGGCCAGCTGGGCGCGCGGCACGGCGCGCCGCGATCCGCTGGTGGCGGCGCTGTTTGGCCCGGCAAGTAACAACGATTAG
- a CDS encoding propionate--CoA ligase produces the protein MNFASFYQRSIDTPDAFWREEADKIDWHTPFSQVLDYSRPPFAKWFVGGTTNLCHNAVDRWVASQGDAAALIAISTETNTERTYSFRELQREVERCAAMLLSLGVVKGDRVLIYMPMIAEAAFAMLACARIGAVHSVVFGGFAANSLASRIDDAQPKLVFSADAGSRNGKAIAYKPLLDEAIRIAAHKPQQVLLVDRHLVPMELTPGRDVDYAALREQHLDAQVPVTWLESNEASYVLYTSGTTGKPKGVQRDVGGYAVALASSMQYNFCGKPGETFFATSDIGWVVGHSYIVYGPLIAGMATILYEGLPVCPDAGIWWSIVEKYRVTRMFSAPTAIRVLRKHPVELMRKHDLSSLKALYLAGEPLDETTSQWIADELKVDIIDNYWQTETGWPILSVAKGVADTPTRLGSPGLAMYGYQVKLLNEATGEECGANEKGVLVLEGPLPPGCMQTVYGDDARFVDTYWSTFSGRQVYSTFDWGVRDADGYYFILGRTDDVINVAGHRLGTREIEESITSHPNVSEVAVVGVEDKLKGQVAMAFVILKDPQGFDSVEAKAVLEREVMAVVDRQLGAVARPARVLFVAQLPKTRSGKLLRRSIQAICEGRSPGDLTSMDDPASLQQIQTALA, from the coding sequence ATGAATTTCGCAAGTTTTTATCAACGCTCGATCGACACGCCAGACGCTTTCTGGCGCGAGGAAGCGGACAAGATCGACTGGCATACCCCGTTTTCGCAAGTGCTCGATTATTCCCGGCCGCCGTTCGCCAAATGGTTCGTCGGCGGCACGACGAATTTGTGCCACAACGCCGTTGACCGCTGGGTGGCTAGCCAGGGCGATGCCGCCGCGCTGATCGCCATTTCCACGGAAACGAACACGGAGCGCACCTACAGCTTTCGCGAGTTGCAGCGCGAAGTGGAGCGCTGCGCCGCCATGTTGCTGTCGCTGGGCGTGGTCAAGGGCGACCGCGTATTGATCTACATGCCGATGATCGCCGAGGCGGCGTTTGCCATGCTCGCTTGCGCCCGTATCGGCGCCGTGCATTCCGTGGTCTTCGGCGGTTTTGCCGCCAACAGCCTGGCCAGCCGCATCGACGATGCGCAGCCAAAATTGGTGTTTTCCGCCGATGCCGGTTCGCGCAATGGCAAGGCGATCGCCTACAAGCCACTGCTCGACGAAGCCATCCGCATCGCCGCGCACAAGCCGCAACAGGTGCTGCTGGTCGACCGCCATCTCGTGCCGATGGAACTGACGCCGGGCCGCGACGTCGATTACGCGGCCTTGCGCGAGCAGCATCTGGACGCGCAGGTGCCCGTCACCTGGCTCGAATCGAACGAGGCCTCGTATGTGCTCTACACCTCGGGCACGACGGGCAAACCGAAGGGCGTGCAGCGCGACGTGGGCGGTTATGCGGTGGCGCTGGCATCGTCGATGCAGTACAACTTCTGCGGCAAGCCAGGCGAAACCTTCTTTGCCACGTCGGATATCGGCTGGGTGGTGGGCCATTCCTACATCGTGTATGGCCCGCTGATCGCCGGCATGGCCACCATCCTGTACGAGGGCTTGCCCGTCTGTCCCGATGCGGGCATCTGGTGGAGCATCGTCGAGAAATACAGGGTCACGCGCATGTTCTCGGCGCCGACGGCCATCCGCGTACTGCGCAAGCACCCGGTGGAGCTGATGCGCAAGCACGACCTGTCGTCATTGAAAGCGCTGTACCTTGCGGGCGAGCCGCTCGATGAAACCACGTCGCAATGGATCGCCGATGAACTGAAAGTGGACATCATCGATAACTACTGGCAGACGGAGACGGGCTGGCCGATCCTCTCGGTGGCGAAAGGCGTGGCCGACACGCCGACGCGCCTGGGCAGCCCGGGCCTGGCCATGTACGGCTACCAGGTCAAGCTGCTCAACGAAGCGACGGGCGAGGAGTGCGGCGCCAACGAGAAGGGCGTGCTGGTGCTGGAAGGCCCGCTGCCGCCGGGCTGCATGCAGACCGTGTACGGCGACGATGCGCGCTTTGTCGACACCTACTGGTCCACTTTCAGCGGCCGGCAAGTGTATTCCACCTTCGACTGGGGCGTGCGCGATGCGGACGGCTATTATTTCATTTTGGGCCGTACGGACGACGTGATCAACGTGGCCGGCCACCGCCTGGGCACGCGTGAAATCGAGGAAAGCATCACCAGCCATCCGAACGTATCGGAAGTGGCCGTCGTGGGCGTGGAAGACAAGCTCAAAGGCCAGGTGGCGATGGCCTTCGTGATCCTGAAGGACCCGCAAGGCTTCGACAGCGTGGAAGCGAAAGCGGTGCTGGAACGCGAAGTGATGGCCGTCGTCGACCGCCAGCTGGGCGCCGTGGCGCGGCCTGCGCGCGTGCTGTTCGTGGCGCAGCTGCCGAAGACGCGCTCGGGCAAATTGCTGCGCCGCTCGATTCAGGCCATCTGCGAAGGACGCAGCCCGGGCGATCTGACGTCGATGGATGACCCGGCATCGCTGCAGCAGATCCAGACAGCGCTGGCATAA
- a CDS encoding S24 family peptidase — protein MYQYRRDRLLALIREHYDNTRKKISDVSGWSEARISQILSPTYREGRAFSEKIARKLEADLQLDSMYFDQGAAPDQAAMAARALAGAQPVVVEDGEDARFYPIRKVKLRLSAGITGFAIEPETHDGSTISVPRSWVERNGYHPEKLVAIKVKGESMEPALYEDDVVIINTADNRPADGIVFAINYEGEPVVKRMARDIGEWWLTSDNPDQRKYHRKLCRGNECLIVGRVVRKESDRI, from the coding sequence ATGTATCAATACAGACGCGACCGCCTGCTGGCCCTGATCCGCGAGCACTACGACAACACGCGCAAGAAGATTTCCGACGTCAGCGGCTGGAGCGAGGCGCGCATCTCGCAAATCCTCTCGCCCACCTACCGCGAGGGACGCGCGTTCAGCGAAAAGATCGCGCGCAAGCTGGAAGCGGATCTGCAGCTCGATAGCATGTACTTCGACCAGGGCGCGGCGCCCGACCAGGCGGCCATGGCCGCGCGCGCGCTGGCCGGCGCGCAGCCCGTGGTGGTGGAAGATGGCGAGGATGCGCGTTTTTACCCGATCCGCAAGGTGAAACTGCGGCTGTCGGCTGGCATCACGGGCTTTGCCATCGAACCGGAAACGCACGATGGCAGTACCATCAGCGTGCCGCGCAGCTGGGTCGAGCGCAATGGCTACCACCCTGAAAAACTGGTGGCGATCAAGGTCAAGGGCGAGAGCATGGAGCCGGCCCTGTACGAGGACGACGTGGTGATCATCAATACGGCCGACAACCGGCCGGCCGACGGCATCGTGTTTGCCATCAATTATGAAGGCGAACCGGTGGTCAAGCGCATGGCGCGCGATATCGGCGAATGGTGGCTGACGTCGGACAACCCCGATCAGCGCAAATACCACCGCAAGCTGTGCCGCGGCAATGAATGCCTGATCGTGGGCCGGGTCGTGCGCAAGGAAAGCGACCGGATTTGA
- a CDS encoding glycoside hydrolase family 19 protein → MQIMPLAGRRATLFLAPLNAAMAEFSIDTPLRRASFLAQVGHESGQLRYVRELASGAAYEGRADLGNVIAGDGVRFKGRGLLQVTGRANYAACGVALGLDLLAAPQLLEQTFFACRSAGWFWQSRGLNRLADAGDQERVTRRINGGVNGLAERLALYQAARKVLA, encoded by the coding sequence ATGCAGATCATGCCGCTGGCCGGTCGCCGCGCTACGCTGTTCCTGGCGCCCTTGAATGCGGCGATGGCCGAATTCAGTATCGACACGCCGCTGCGTAGGGCCTCGTTCCTGGCGCAGGTGGGCCACGAATCGGGACAGTTGCGCTATGTGCGCGAACTGGCCAGCGGTGCGGCCTATGAAGGACGCGCGGACCTGGGCAATGTGATCGCCGGCGATGGTGTGCGTTTCAAGGGGCGCGGCTTGCTGCAGGTGACGGGGCGCGCCAACTATGCGGCGTGCGGTGTGGCGTTGGGCCTGGATTTGCTGGCGGCGCCGCAACTGCTGGAGCAGACGTTTTTCGCTTGCCGCTCGGCGGGCTGGTTCTGGCAATCGCGCGGCTTGAACCGCCTGGCCGACGCGGGTGACCAGGAACGGGTGACGCGCCGCATCAACGGCGGCGTGAACGGCCTGGCCGAGCGTCTGGCCTTGTACCAGGCAGCGCGCAAGGTGCTGGCATGA